Proteins co-encoded in one Sulfuricystis thermophila genomic window:
- a CDS encoding 4Fe-4S dicluster domain-containing protein — MTQLALVIDLNVCVGCHACVTNCKEWNTSGAAGPLVDLNPYGKDPTGTFFNRVQTFEVGEFPHTETVHFPKSCLHCEEPPCVPVCPTGASYKRKEDGIVLVDYDKCIGCKYCSWACPYGARELDEHQKVMKKCTLCVDRIYDTTMTAEERRPACVRACPTGARLFGDIHDPESEVSRAIRENGGYQLMPEWGTQPANHYLPRRKTKLRIREDELERADNPLKIDRQLPRPEKAEPALDDVTSW, encoded by the coding sequence ATGACTCAACTCGCGCTCGTGATCGACCTCAATGTCTGCGTCGGCTGCCATGCCTGCGTCACCAACTGCAAGGAGTGGAACACTTCCGGCGCGGCCGGCCCGCTGGTCGATTTGAACCCCTATGGCAAGGATCCGACCGGCACCTTCTTCAACCGCGTGCAGACCTTCGAGGTCGGCGAATTTCCGCACACCGAGACGGTGCATTTCCCGAAATCCTGTCTCCACTGCGAGGAGCCGCCCTGCGTGCCGGTCTGTCCGACCGGCGCTTCCTACAAACGCAAGGAGGACGGCATCGTCCTCGTCGACTACGACAAGTGCATCGGCTGCAAATATTGCTCGTGGGCCTGCCCCTATGGCGCGCGCGAGCTCGACGAGCACCAGAAGGTGATGAAGAAATGCACGCTGTGCGTCGATCGCATCTATGACACGACGATGACGGCCGAAGAGCGGCGCCCCGCCTGTGTGCGCGCCTGTCCGACCGGCGCGCGCCTGTTCGGCGACATCCACGACCCCGAGTCGGAGGTCTCGCGCGCGATCCGCGAAAACGGCGGCTATCAATTGATGCCCGAATGGGGCACGCAGCCGGCCAACCACTACCTGCCGCGGCGCAAGACCAAGCTCAGGATCCGGGAGGATGAACTCGAGCGCGCCGACAATCCGCTCAAGATCGACCGTCAGCTGCCCAGGCCGGAGAAGGCCGAGCCCGCGCTCGACGACGTCACGAGCTGGTAA
- the dsrE2 gene encoding sulfur carrier protein DsrE2, with protein MAIIATKGTLDWAYPPFILASTAAALGWDVTVFFTFYGLNLVKKDVSDLKVSPLGNPGMPMKMPFGPDWFKSINWNIPNIIQANIPGFESLATSLMQQTIKNNGVASIEELRALSQEAGVKFVVCQMTVELFGFSHDDFIEGMDYVGAASFLPVAQKADVTLFI; from the coding sequence ATGGCGATCATCGCCACGAAGGGCACGCTGGACTGGGCCTATCCGCCCTTCATCCTGGCCTCCACCGCTGCCGCGCTGGGCTGGGATGTCACCGTCTTTTTCACCTTCTATGGCCTGAACCTCGTCAAGAAGGACGTCTCCGATCTGAAGGTGAGCCCCTTGGGCAACCCGGGCATGCCGATGAAGATGCCCTTCGGTCCGGACTGGTTCAAGAGCATCAACTGGAACATCCCGAACATCATCCAGGCCAACATTCCGGGCTTCGAGAGCTTGGCCACCAGCCTGATGCAGCAGACCATCAAGAACAACGGTGTCGCCAGCATCGAGGAGCTGCGCGCGCTGTCGCAGGAAGCCGGCGTCAAGTTCGTCGTCTGCCAGATGACCGTCGAGCTGTTCGGCTTCAGTCATGACGACTTCATCGAAGGCATGGACTATGTCGGCGCTGCCTCCTTCCTGCCGGTCGCGCAGAAGGCGGATGTGACGCTGTTCATTTGA
- a CDS encoding dimethyl sulfoxide reductase anchor subunit family protein, which translates to MHPAFSVIFLTTLIGAGQGLFLALFTVESYAAFGLLPAQSDEFYAFGSFVALVLLALGLVASFFHLGHPERAWRAAAKWRTSWLSREVIVLPAFMGTVFLYGAAHWAGFNPVLATLPSGAPVNLTAVLGSIAWLLAFALYICTGMIYACLKFLREWHTPLTVINYILLGGASGFSLGAALAAMLAPAVMPLLAGWAMIITFLGLVGRSATLIRNARLKPKSTLQTAIGIKHPRIVQKSMGLMGGSFNTREFFHGQKPALLRAVKWLFLLLAFVAPIILLGMGMSMMAGGVLLIAFVIQYLGLLAERWFFFAQANHPQNLYYQSVA; encoded by the coding sequence ATGCATCCTGCGTTTTCCGTCATTTTTCTCACCACGCTGATCGGCGCCGGTCAGGGGCTGTTCCTGGCGCTGTTCACCGTCGAGTCCTACGCGGCCTTCGGCCTGCTGCCGGCGCAGTCCGACGAGTTCTATGCTTTCGGCAGTTTCGTCGCGCTGGTGCTGCTGGCGCTGGGGCTGGTGGCGTCGTTCTTCCATCTCGGCCATCCCGAGCGCGCCTGGCGCGCGGCGGCGAAGTGGCGCACCTCGTGGCTGTCGCGCGAAGTGATCGTGTTGCCAGCCTTCATGGGCACCGTCTTCCTCTACGGCGCCGCCCACTGGGCGGGCTTCAATCCGGTGCTGGCGACGCTGCCGAGCGGCGCGCCGGTCAATCTCACGGCGGTGCTCGGCTCGATTGCCTGGTTGCTGGCCTTCGCGCTCTACATCTGCACCGGCATGATCTATGCCTGTCTGAAGTTCCTGCGCGAATGGCATACGCCGCTCACCGTGATCAATTACATCCTGCTCGGCGGCGCGTCGGGTTTCAGCCTGGGTGCGGCGCTCGCTGCGATGCTGGCGCCCGCTGTGATGCCCCTGCTGGCGGGCTGGGCGATGATCATCACCTTCCTCGGCCTGGTGGGCCGGTCGGCGACGCTGATCCGCAATGCGCGGCTGAAGCCCAAGTCGACCCTGCAAACCGCGATCGGCATCAAGCATCCACGGATCGTGCAAAAGAGCATGGGCCTGATGGGCGGCAGCTTCAACACGCGCGAGTTCTTCCATGGCCAGAAACCTGCGCTATTGCGTGCCGTGAAATGGCTGTTTCTGCTGCTGGCCTTCGTCGCGCCCATCATCCTGCTTGGCATGGGAATGTCGATGATGGCCGGCGGTGTGCTGCTGATTGCTTTCGTCATCCAGTATCTCGGCCTGCTGGCGGAGCGCTGGTTCTTCTTTGCCCAGGCCAACCATCCGCAAAATCTGTATTACCAGTCCGTCGCTTGA
- a CDS encoding sulfurtransferase TusA family protein, translated as MNFDRELDARGLNCPLPILRAKKALGEMQSGQVLRIIATDPGSVKDFAAFAKQTGNELLSSAENNKEFEFYIKRK; from the coding sequence ATGAATTTCGATCGCGAACTCGATGCCCGCGGCCTCAACTGCCCGCTGCCGATTCTGCGTGCCAAGAAGGCGCTGGGCGAAATGCAAAGCGGCCAGGTGCTGCGCATCATCGCCACCGATCCGGGCTCCGTGAAGGACTTCGCGGCCTTTGCCAAGCAGACCGGCAACGAGCTGCTCTCCAGCGCCGAGAACAACAAGGAATTCGAGTTCTACATCAAGCGCAAGTAA